GCCGCACGGGTCTGCATGCTGGCCACGTTCGGCAATGGCACGTCGGCTTCGAAGACCTCCTCCGCGATGACCACCCGCAGGGAGGGGTCGAGTTCTGCCGCGCAGCACGACAGCAGCGTGGTCTTGCCCGAGCCGGGCGCGCCGGCGAACACGGTCGAGCAGCCGGCGCGCACCGCGGCGGCGAGGAAGTGGGCGACGTGCGCGCCGAGGGTGTCGCGCTCGACCAGCTCCTGGAGGCTGCGGAACGGCACGCCGGTGAACTTGCGGATGTTCACCATGGTGTGGCCACCGCGGCTCAGGTCGCCGTGGACGATGTGCAAGCGGGCACCGTCATCGAGCTGCGCGTCCTGCAGGCCCTCGCTCGGGTCGAGCTTGCGGTGGCTGGAGGAGGCGTCGTCGAGGATCTTGGTGAGGATGCGGGTGACGTGCTCGTCGTCGTGGAAGACCTCGTGGTGGTACCCGCTCGGGCCCCGGTGGCGCTTCACGAAGATCTGGTCGGGGGCGTTGATCATGATCTCCCACACGTCGTCGTCCGCCAGCAACGGGGTGAGCGGGCCGTAGCGGGCCAGGTTTCGGAACGCTCGCTCGGCGATCAGCTCCGGGGAGGCGAGCGGGTGCGGGCGCAGCCCCCTCCTGTGGTCGAGCTCCCAGCGCTGCACCTCGTCGTCGATGAGCGCCCGCAGTGCGGCGTCATCGTCGGGCCCGGACATGTCCAGCGCCATGTCCTTGGCTCGCGCCTGTACGGCGCGTTCGATCTCGATGAGTGGCGTGGGCTCGTCGACCGCCGTCATTGTCGCTCCGCCGAGTTGAGGGGCGCAGCGAACCTACGACGGCGGTCGGGTGGTGGTCTGCATGACATCGGCCACAAGCAGCACAGAACGTGGTCACGCGCGCGCGGGAATGGCCTCACAGGCCGCCCTTGCGGCCAGCCACGGCGGATCTGACTACCTTTCAGGCTCGCTCGACCCGCCTCGAACGCACCGGAAAGGACCGACGTGAGCGAACCAGCAGTGCTCGTGGACCGTGACGGCCACGTCGTCACGGTCACCCTCAACCGCCCCGACAAGCGAAACGCGTTCAATGCCGAAGTGCTGTGCCGGCTCTGCGACGCCTGGGACCTGATCGACGGCGACGCCGACGTCCGTGTCGCCATCCTCACCGGCGCCGGGGGGAACTTCTCGGCGGGAGCCGATCTCGACCGCCTCGTTGGAGCGCTGCTGTCGGGCAAGCCCACCGAGAACGAGTTCGAGGAGCGCATCAAGGCCGACTTCAACCTGATCTTCAAGGGCTTCCTGAAGGACTACGTGCTCACCAAGCCGATCATCGGGGCGGTCGAGGGGTACTGCTACGCGGGAGGCACCGAGATCCTGCAGGCCCTCGACATCCGGGTGGTGGCCGAGAGCGCTCAGATCGCCATCACCGAGGTCCAGCGGGGGCTGTTCCCCATGTCGGGCTCCACCGTGCGCCTGCCCCGGCAGATCCCCTACACCCTGGCGATGGAGATGTTGCTGGTGGGCGAGCCGATCACTGCTCGGCGGGCCTACGAGATCGGTCTGGTGGGCCACGTGGTGCCCGACGGGCAGGCACTCACCCGGGCCAGGGAGCTCGCGGACCGCATCGCCGCCAACGGGCCGCTCGCGGTCAAGGGGATCAAGCAGTCGGTGATCGCCAGCCAGTGCCTCCCGGAGAAGGAGGCGTTCGTGAAGGAGATGGAGATCGGCATGGCGGTCATGTCGAGCGAGGACGCCCGCGAGGGCCCCAAGGCGTTCCTCGAGAAGCGCACGCCCGACTTCAAGGGTCGCTGACCGCTCGTTGCTCCCATCGCACCCTCCCTCACTCCTCCCTCCTTAGGAACTGTTCATGGATCCGCGGCGCGCGGCCGCGCATCCATGAACAGTTCGTGAGGAGACCGGCCGGGAGTGCTCAGGTGGAGGACCAGGCGCCGAGCGAGCCGGGGACCACGCGCTCGGGGTCCGCGGCGGCGGGCGGCTCGACCCGGTCCAGCATGGCTCGCAACGCGTCGCCGATCGGCCCGGTGAACGAGGCGGGTAGCGGGTCGGCGGCCCGCATGAGGTCGTCGAGCCCTCGGCGGTCCGGGACGAACAGCGGAGAGGACAGCTGGGCGGCGTCGGGGCCGAGCGCGGCGGCCAGCTCCGCCACCGCCCGTGTGAGCTCTGCCCGGAGCCTCCCCTGGCGGGGAGCGCGGTTGACCACGGGCAGGATGCGCTCCGCCGCGACCCCGTGCCGGAGGAGCGCGTCGAGATGGCGCACCAGCCGGTGGACGCCCACCAGCGTCGGCTGGCAGGCCACGGCGACCACGTCCGCGTTCGCGGTGGCGGTGCGCGCCAGCCGGTTGCGGTCCTCGATGTCGAGCGAGCCGCAGTCGTCCTGACCCTCGAGGTCGGCCTCGACGTCCGCGACCACCACCTGGTAGGTGCGCAGGAGGCTGTCGAGCGCGGCGGCGGTCGCCCGTGGGCGGAGGGCCGACCAGTCCCGGTGCCGCCGCAGGCCGAGCAGGAGGTCGTAGCCCCGGTCAGGCAGGGCGAAGGTCAGCGCCTGCACGTCGTCAGCCGCCGGTCGACCGCTGCGATGGGCTTCGACCAGCTCCTGGAGGCCGGGCACGACGTCACCCACGTCGTGCAGCATCGCCAGGTCCGCGTCGAGTGCCAGGTCCGCGAGCAGCACCCGGCCCCCATAGCGGGCATCGACGGCGAACGCCTGGGCTGCGGCCATGGCCAGCGTCGACGTGCCGGCCCCGCCTGCGCCGAGCAGGACGACGAGATGTCCCCTCCAGCTCCCGGTCGCCTCGGGGTGGCCGGCCAGGTCGATGGTCTCGGCCAGGCGCTGCACCGGTTGCGCGTGATCCCGGAGGGCTGCCATGAGCAGCCTGCGGTCGAGCGGTTCGGGCAGGACCGCCGACACCCCGATGGCGGCCAGATCCCGGCGGGGCATGCCGTCGTCGACGGCGACCACGGCGCACCCCTGGGCCCGGGCGGACTCGACCAGGTCACGGTCGAGCGCCGGCAGCGCGCCGTCGACCAGCAGGGCCGAGAAGGCTCGACCGGAGGCGAGCCGGGCTCGCACCTCCTCGGGCGAGACGCACTTCACGAACTCCACCGGGACCGCGCCGGCGGTCGCCCACCGGCTGACCTCGGTGAACCAGGTGGAGCGGACCCGGGCCAAGCCGAGCACGACGAACTGGTCAGCGTCCACGGCTGCCTCGCCCGCTCACCGGGCGGTGTCGGGGGGGCCGATGGAACCCGGACCGGGAGCGCGGTACTGGCTGGGCAGCGGCCCTCCGGCGCGGGTGGTCCGGACCAGCGTGATCGAGCCCACCTCGGCTGCGTGCGCCACCCGGAGCACCTCGTCCGGATCGCGCAGGGCCAGGGTGACCACCACCGTCCCGGCGGAGCCGATCGTGCCCCTCGAGCCATCGTCGAGGGCGGTCACCCCTGCGCCGCGGGCCACGACCAGGGTGTAGGCGGCATCGCCCGTGCCGTAGGTGGCCAGCACATCGACCGTCTCGCCCCGCCGGAGCCCGCCGTTGAGGGCCCGGTCCCGATCGATCGGCAGCGAGAACTCGTGCCCTCCGTCGAACCCCGCGGCGCGGTCGGCGGGAAGCACCGCCGAGCGCAGCACCAGGTCCCCGGGTGCCAGGGGGGCGAGGGCCACCGCACCATCGAGCTCGGAGGGGGATTCGTACACTCGCGCCGCCTGTTGTGCAGGCAGCTCCATGGTCTCGAGCCCGAGGGCGTCCGCGGTGATCGGCCCACCGGGATCGACGCTTCTCGTTGCCACCACGTATCGGGTGGTCGGGCGACCGCCTGCCTGCCGGTAGGCGGCGAAGACCCCGACCGCCGCGACCGTCACCAGCAGCCCGCCCACCACCGCTCGGCTGTTCGGCAGGCTCGCTCGCCGGACGATCCGCGGCCGGGCCGTGCGCTCGGCGTCTCCAGTCGCCCGCCCTCGGGACATCTCCACCTCCGCCGCGTCGGGAAACCGGCAGAACGTACGACGGCTCCCTTTCGTGGGCTACATGACCTCCGCCACATTGATGACGTCCCGTGGCCTCATGAACACATGCAGCGACGATCTCTCATCGCTGCCGCCCACTCGGCCGACTGGCAGGCCGGCGCGGTGGGAAAGCCATGAAAGGGTCACAAAGGACTCGAGAGTGCTAGCGTGACCGGCGATGGCTGAGCAGGACGACCTACGCGGGGGCACCGAGCGCGGAGCAGGCGAGATCCGCTGGCTGAGCACGGCCGAGGCCGCGACACGCCTCGGCATCACCTCACGTACGCTCTACCGGTTCATCGACGAGGGCCAGCTCCCGGCCTATCGCTTCGGTCGCGTCATCCGGCTCAAGGCCAACGAGGTCGACGACTTCATCGAGTCCTGCCGCATCGAGCCCGGGACGCTCGAGCACCTCTACCCCGAATCGACCAGCGAGACCTCCGCCACCGACGCCAGAGCGAGATAGGCCCACCCCCGCTCACCGGCCACGGCGAGCGTCACCAGGTCCCGGCCCACCGCAGCGATCTCGCCCACCACGGCAACGCTGGCACCCGCCGTCCACACCGCCACCTCCTGCCCACCGGCCGCGAGCCCGGCCAGGGCCTCGCCGATGGTGGTCAGCGAGGGCGGCTCACGATCGCCGGTGACCGGCCCGTCGCCCGGCGAAGGCCAAAGCACGGCGATGGCGTCGAGCGCGACCAGCACGTCGGACCCGTCCGCGGGGCGGAGCACGAGGAAATCGTGCCCTATCACCGCCACGGTTCCCCGGTGCCGGCGACCTGACCGCAGCTCGACGAGCACCGGGCGACCCCGCTCGGCGAGGTCCGCCAGCGCGCCGCGCCAGGTGGCGTCCTCCGCGGCCTGGCGGGCCAGCCACCCGGTGCGTGCCCGCTCCCCGATCACCCGGTCGGCGCTGACCTCGGCCAGCCACCGGTCGAACGGATCGGGGGGTCCCGGTCGGAGGGGATCGGGCTCCGCTGGTCTCACGGGTGCGGCAGGCTAGCGAAGCTGTCCGGCGGGGCTCGGCCCGGGCAGGCACCCCGACGGGGTAGGGGTGCGGCAGCGGGGGCCGGCTGGCCGTACGCTGGATGGCGCACATGGCAGACACGCAGGTCAAGATCAACGTCCCCGGCAACCACCTCATGGTCGGCCTGCTGGGCACCCGGGACGAGCTGCTGCGACTCGTCGAGACCGCCTTCCCCGGTGCCACCGTGCACGTGCGGGGCAACGAGATCACCGTCGACGGCGAGCACGCCGAGCAGGTGGGCCGGCTCTTCGAGGAGCTCGTGGTGCTGCTCCAGCAGGGCCACGTGCTCGAGCCCGCAGGGGTGCTGCGCAGCATCGACATGGTGAAGGCCGACGAGCGCCCCTCGGAGGTGCTGGCAGCGGAAGTCCTCCGCTCGGCCCGGGGGCGCAGCGTGCGACCCAAGACCAGCGGTCAGCGCCGCTACATCGACGCCATCCGCGCCAACATCGTGACCTTCGCCATCGGCCCCGCGGGCACCGGCAAGAGCTGGCTGGCGGTGGCCATGGCCGTCCAGGCCCTCCAGACCAAGCAGGTCGACCGCATCATCCTCACCCGCCCTGCCGTCGAGGCCGGTGAGCGCCTGGGTTTCCTCCCCGGCGATCTCATGGCGAAGGTCGACCCGTACCTCCGCCCGCTCTACGACGCGCTCTACGACATGGTCGAGCCGGAAGGAGCCCAACGGCTGCTCGAGCGGGGAACGGTCGAGGTGGCTCCACTCGCCTTCATGCGGGGCCGCACCCTCAACGACAGCTTCATCATCCTCGACGAGGCCCAGAACACCACGCCCGAGCAGATGAAGATGTTCCTGACCCGCATCGGCTTCGGCTCGAAGGCGGTCATCACCGGTGATGTGACCCAAGTCGACGTGCAGGGCGGTCGCAGCGGCCTTGCGGGGTTGGAGGAGGTGCTGGGCGACATCGAGGGTCTGGCGTTCGTGCACCTGTCGAGCCGTGACGTGGTCCGTCACCGGATCGTCCAGGACATCGTCAACGCCTACGCCGCGGCCCGGCCCCGGGGCGATGGCTGAGGGGCCTCCGAGTCGCCAGGCCCCTCGCCGGGTGGGCCCCGGCGAGGGGTCGGTCACGGTGTTCCTCGCCGACGAGCGCGGGGAGCAGGGAGGCGGGCCGCCGATCGACGCCGCCCGCTGGATCACCCTCGCCGAGCGGGTCCTGGCGGAGGAGGGCGTGCGGGGCGAGGCCGCGCTGTGGGTGCTGGTCGTCGACGAGACCACCATGGCGCAGCTCAACCAGCAGTTCATGGGGGCCTCCGGTCCGACCGACGTGCTGGCGTTCCCCATCGACTTCGCCGACGCGGCGCGGCTCGAGCCGGGTCGGGCGCCCGACGGGGGCGGCGAAGGCCCCTCCCGGCCGGAGCGGAGCCCTGATGACGTGCCGCTCATGCTCGGCGACGTGGTCATCTGCCCCTCGGTCGCCGCTCGCAACGCGCCCGAGCACGCCGGCAGCGTGGGCGACGAGCTCGCGCTCCTGCTGGTCCACGGCATCCTGCATCTGCTGGGGTACGACCACGCCGCCGAGGAGGAACGCGAGACCATGCAGGCTCGCGAGCGCGAGCTGCTGGAGCGGTTCCACGGCCCGTTGGGCCGCGATCCATGGGGCTCATGACGCTGGCCGTCGAGCTGACCGGAGCCGACACGGCGATGATCGCCGCGATCGTGGTCCTGCTGCTGACCTCGATGTTGCTGGCCGTGGCCGAGACCGGGCTCACCCGGATGTCGCGATCCAAGGCCCAGGCCCTCGCCGAGGAGGGTCGCCCGGGTGCCGACCGCCTGCTCGCCCTGGTGCGCCACCCCGAGCGGTTCCTCAACCCGGTGTTGCTCGCGGTGCTGGTTTGCCAGCTCCTCCAGGCCACCCTGACCGGTATCGTCGCCAACCACCTGTTCGGGCCCCTCGGCGTGGCCGTCGCGGTCTTCTTCAACGTCGTGGTGGTGTTCGTCCTCGCCGAAGCCGCTCCCAAGACGTGGGCCATCCAGCATCCGGAGCGGGCCGCGCTGCTCTCGGCCCGGCCGATCTCGGCGCTGGTCGCGTTCTGGCCGCTCCGGCTCCTGTCGCGGGCGCTGATCGGGCTGACCAACGTGATCCTCCCCGGCAAAGGGCTCAAGGAGGGCCCGTTCGTGTCCACCGAGGAGCTGCTGGCGATGGCCGACGCGGCCGTCGAGGGGGAGGTGATCGAGGCTGAGGAGCGCCGGCTCATCGAGCAGATCATCGAGTTCGGGGACACCATCGTGCGGGAGGTGATGGTGCCCCGGCCCGACATGGTGGCCGTGCCGGCGGAGCTGCGGGTCCCCGACGTGATGGAGGTGGTGCTGCTCAACGGCTACAGCCGCCTGCCGGTGTTCGAGGAATCCATCGACGACATCGTGGGCATCGTCTACGCCAAGGACCTCATGCGTGCCGATCGCGACGGGCAGGCCGACCGCGAGGTCGGCTCGCTGGTGAGGCCCGCACACTTCGTGCCCGAGACCAAGCGCATCTCCGAGCTGCTCGCGGAGATGCAGGCCGAGCAGTACCACATGGCGATCGTGGTGGATGAGTACGGCGGCACCGCGGGGCTGGTGACCTTGGAAGACCTCATCGAGGAGCTCGTGGGCGAGATCGTCGACGAGTTCGACCGGGAGGAGCCCATGATCGAGCCTCTTGCGTCCGGCGGGGTCCGGGTGAACGCCCGCATGGCGGTCGACGAGGTCAACGACCTCCTGCATGCCGACCTGCCGGAGGGCGACTGGGACTCCATCGGTGGGCTGCTGCTGCACCTGCTGGGTCACATCCCGGTGAACGGCGAGTGCGCGCAGGCCGACGGGTTCACGTTGCGGGCCGAGCGGGTGCAGGGACGGCGCATCGGGCGAGTACGCATCGAGCCCATCCCGGCCGCCACCGAGCCGACCGGGCGGGCCGAGACGTGAGATCAGGGTTCGTGACCCTGGTGGGCCGGCCGAACGTCGGCAAGTCCACGCTGCTCAACCGGATGCTCGGGACCAAGGTGTCGATCGTGTCCGACAAGCCGCAGACCACTCGCACCCAGGTCCGGGGGGTCCTCAACCGGCCCGGCGCGCAGATCGTGTTCGTCGACACTCCCGGCATCCACAAGCCGCGCACGCCGCTCGGGGAGCGGCTCAACGTCACGGCCACCTCCGCGATCGGCGACGTTGACGTGGTGTGCCTGGTGGTCGACGCCACGGCGACGATCGGACCGGGCGACCGGTTCATCGCCTCCCGCGCTCCCGCGGACGCGGTCGTGGTAGTGAACAAGATCGACGTCGCCAGCCCCGATCAGGTGATCGCGCAGCTGGCCCGGGCCGCGGAGCAGCTCGACCTGTCGGAGTACTTCCCGGTCTCGGCCCACACGGGTGAAGGGGTCGACGCGCTCGTCGATCACCTGGTGGAGCGCCTGCCGGAGGGGCCGCAGTACTACCCCGACGACATGGTCACCGACGTACCGGAGGCGTTCTGGGTGGCCGAGCTGGTCCGCGAGCAGCTGCTGGCGGTCACCCACGACGAGCTCCCGCACTCGATCGCCACCCGGGTGGTCGAGTGGGAGTGGCCGCGGATCCGAGTGGAGATCCTGGTCGAGCGGGACTCCCAGAAGGGCATCGTGATCGGCCGGGGCGGGTCGGTGCTCAAGAAGGTGGGCACCGCGGTGCGCGAGCAGCTCCCCCCGGGGGCCTACCTGGAGCTGTTCGTGAAGGTCGAGAAGGACTGGCAGCGCCGTGATCGGGCCCTCGACCGGCTGGGATTCTGACCGGGGACCGGCGCCGATTCGACACTGGGTAGCAGGATCGGGCTAGTTTGACGCGAGATCGCAAGACTTCCTGCAGTCATCTGCAGTGACGAACCTCTAGCTTCGGACTCATGCCTGACGAACGCCGCGCCATCCACGCATACCTGACTGCAGAGAGCCACGACACCTGGCACCGGGTCGCCGAGGAGTCCGGGGTTAGCCTCTCGGGGCTGCTCGAGGCCCTCGCCGCCGACATGTCCTCGAACCCCCCTGACGGGGGTGGTCACCCCCGGTGGAACGAGGTGGTGAAGGACGCGCGGCGCATCGACGCTCAACGTCGCCGCCGCAGCCGCACCTGAACCACCTGAACGATCTGAACCCCTGGTGGCAGACGGCAGGTTCGATCACCGCCGGTCGGCGGGCGTATCGAGCGCTCGGAGGAAGCGCTCCGCCTCCGCTCGGTCGCGGGTTCGCCGCATCGGGGGCAGGGCGCGGATGATGTCCCACCGGTAGCGCTGATTGGTGGCCAGGCGCGGGTCGAGCACCGCCACCACCCCCCGATCGCGGCGCGACCGGATCAGCCTCCCCGCCCCTTGGGCGAGCAGCGTGGTCGCCCGCGGCAGGTCGACGATCCGGAAGGCGTCCGCCCGTGCCTGTTCCCGTCGCGCCTGCAGGAGCGGCTCGTCGGGCCGCGGGAACGGGATGCGGTCGATGGTGACCAGATTGAGCGACGGTCCGGGCACGTCGATGCCCTGCCAGAACCCCATGGTGGCGAACAGGCAGGTGGCCGGATCGGTGGCGAACCGCTCGATCAGCAGGGGCTTGGGTAGGTCGTCCTGCACGAGCAGCGGATGGGCGATGCGCGGCCGCAGAGCGTCCAGCGCGGCGTGCATGGCCCGGTAGCTGGTGAACAGCGCGAGCGTGCGTCCCCCCGCGGCCTCGATGAGCGCCGCCAGCTCCTCGTGGGTCGCGGCGTCGAACGCCTCCGAGCGGGGGTCGGGGAGCCCCGCGGCGCAGTACAGCAGCGCCTGCTCCTCGTAGTCGAAGGGGCTGCCCACGTCGAGCTCGTCGTAGGTGCCGGGGTCGAGCCCGATCCGTGCCGGCAGACCGATAGGGATGGTGGCGCTGGTGAGCACCGCGGTGGTGCGAGCCCACAGGCTCGCCCGCAGCACCTGACCCACGTCGATGGGTGCGACCTTGAGTGTCACGGCGCGCTCGTCGCCCTCGACCCAGGCGACGTCGCTCGATGGGACCACGAGCGCGCCGGCCAGGTCGTCTGCCAGCGATCCGGCGGCCTTGAGGGCCCGCTGCTTGCGAGCCGCCACGTCGGTGGACCGGTCGTCGTCGATCGCTCGGAGGGCCTCGATCACCCGCTCCACCCGGGTGCGGGCCAGGGTAAGCGCGCCGGACAACTCTGGGTCGAGCGGCCCTCGCAGGCGCCGTCCGGTGTGCTCGGCGAGCGCGGTGCGGAGCCGGTCGCCGGACCCGTCGAGGTCCGCGACGAGCTGCTCGTCATCGACGATGGCCCGGACCGCCCGAGCCAGGGCGGTGAACCGCCCTGCGGTCAACTCCAGCCCGGAGGTGGCGGAGATGGTGTCCTCAAGCTGGTGTGCCTCGTCGATCACCACGATCTCGTGGTCGGGCAGCACCCCACCACCGCTGGCCAGGTGCAGCCCGTAGAGGTGGGTGTTGACCACCACCACGTCGGCCGCGGCCGCCGCGGCTCGGGCCCGCTCGGCGAAGCAGTGCTCGCCCTGCGGGCAGCGGCGGGCACCGGGGCACTCGCGGGGACCGACGCTCAGCGCTGCCCACACCCTCGGCGAGGGCTCCCACGCCAGATCGGCCCGATCGCCCGTGGCCGTCTCCTCCGCCCAGGCCGCTAGGCGGGCCACGTCGCCGTGCGGGAGCGCCTGGTCGGCATCGAAGCCGTCGAGCGCCTGCTGCCGTTCACGGGACTTGAGCTCGCAAGTCACCTCGGTCAGGCGCTGTCGGCACAGGTAGTTGGCCCGCCCCTTCAGGACCGCTTACGAGAAGGGACGCTCGAGGTGCTCGGCCAGGAACGGTAAGTCCTTGCCGGCGAGCTGCTCCTGCAGCGCCTTGGTGGCGGTGGCGATCACCACCCGCCGACCGCTCTCGAGGGCCGGGACCAGGTAGGCGAGCGACTTACAGGTGCCGGTGCCGGCTTGCACGATCAGGTGCCGCCCGGTGTCGAGGGCGCCCGCCACCGCCCGAGCCATCTCCAGCTGGCCCGGGTGGTGCTCGCTACCGGGCAGCGCAGCGGTGACGTGGCGCAGGACGTCGTCGATGGTCCGCGGCACCTCCTGATCCTCGCGCGGCGATCCGGCGGGGCATGCCGGGAGCGGCGGAGGCCGGGGGGTATCGTGCCCGCGTGGACGTTCCCGGCATCGACGCACGCGCCGTTCCAGCGCACGTCGCCATCGTGATGGACGGGAACGGCCGGTGGGCGCAGCGTCGTGGCCTCAAGCGCACCGAGGGGCACGCCGCCGGCGAGGAGGCCCTGTTCGACACGGTCGAGGGCGCGCTTGAGCTGGGCATCGGCTGGCTCACCGTCTATGCCTTTTCCACCGAGAACTGGAAGCGCCCCGCCGACGAGGTGCGCTACCTCATGAAGTTCAACGAGTCGCTCCTCGTGCGCCGCCGGGACGAGATGCACGAGCGTGGCGTGCGCATGCGCTTCGTGGGCCGGCGTGACTGGCGGGTGCCCCGCCGGCTGATCCGGCGCATGGACGAGGCCATCGAGCTCACGCGGCACAACCGCACCATGACCTTCACCATCGCGTTCAACTACGGCGGTCGGGCGGAGATCGTCGACGCGGTGCGGGCGATCGTCGCCGAGGGGGTGGCGCCCGAGAAGATCGACGAGCGCACGATCCGCCGCCACCTCTACGACCCGGAGATGCCCGATCCCGACCTCATGATCCGCACCTCCGGGGAGTACCGCATCTCCAACTACCTGCTGTGGGAGATCGCCTACAGCGAGCTGGTGTTCACCGACGTGCTGTGGCCGGACTTCCGCCGCAAGCACCTCTTCGACGCGGTGCGCGAGTACCAGCGGCGGGAGCGCCGCTTCGGGGGCATCGAGGCCGGCACGTGAACCTCTACCGCGACACCGCGGTGGTGCTGCGCACCTACAAGCTGGGCGAGGCCGACCGCATCGTCGTGCTCATGACCCAGGGCCGGGGCAAGGTGCGCGCGGTGGCCAAGGGGGTGCGCAAGACCAGGAGCAAGTTCGGGGCCAGGCTGGAGCCCACCAGCCACGTGGCGATGCAGCTCTACCAGGGGCGGGAGCTCGACATCGTCACCCAGGCGGAGTCCATCGACCACTTCCGGTCGATCCGTGACGACCTGGACCGCATCGCCAAGGCTTCGGCGATGCTGGAGGCGGTCGACCAGCTCTCTCAGGAGGGAGAGCCGAACCCGCAGCTGTACCAGATGTTGCTGGGCGCGCTGCGGTCGCTGGCCGCGCAGGACTCGCCGCTGGTGGTGCCGGCGTTCTTCCTGAAGGCGCTGGCGCTCGAGGGGTACCGGCCGGTGGTGGAGCACTGCGCGAGCTGCGGTTCCGAGGGCCCGCTGGTGGCGTTCGACCTGGGCGAGGGCGGGCTGCTCTGCCAAGGGTGCCGGCGGGGCCAAGCGGTGTCAGCGGAGGCGGTGGCGCTGCTGGAGCAGGTGCTCGGCGGGCAGCTCGGCGCGGCGCTCGCTACCGCACCGTCGGCGGCCACGCACGAGATCCACCACCTCGCCACCCGGGCCCTCGAGCACCATCTCGAACGCCGTCTGCGATCGATCACGCTGCTCGACCGGGCCTGACCGCCCGGGTGGGACCCGATCAGGACAGCGGCTTCCACTCCCCGGCGGCATCGTCGTAGGTCAGCCAGCGTTGCCCGTCGGGATCCCACTGCACGTAGGCGTTGCGCTGGGTGTCCCACTGTGGCCCCGAGACGCCGGGCTGCGGGCTCTCGCCGACTGACGTCGGCGCCTCGGGCGTCTCGGATGGCTCGGATGCCTCGGGCGCCGGCCCACCCGGGGCGGCCCAGCCGGACGGCTCCGCGGGAGGCGGAGCGGCGGGCGGGGTGGGGCCGGCCGGCTCCGATGGTGGGGTCGCGGGTGGGGCCCAGCCGGCAGGCGGAGGCGGGGTGGAGGCCGCGCCCGGCGGTGGCGGGGCCGCGAACCCGCTCGGGGGTGGCGGGGTGGGGGCGCCGGCGGGCGCCGGGGGCGCGTACCCGGGAGCGGGGGGAACGTACCCGGGAGCGGGGCTCCCGGCTCCGGGGATCACGATGGGTGCGCCCTTCGCCGAGGCCTTGACCACGTAGGTCTTGGCGGCCATGTCGCCCACTCGCCGGTGGCCCTTCGTGACAAAGATGGTGATCAGGCCGACCACCGGCACGAGGGGCATGAGGCAGAAGGGCACCGCGTCGACGATGCCGGCGATGCCCCGGAGGAGCTGCTTGCCGAGGCCTGGGGATCGACCCTGTTCGTTCACGGTGCGGATCCCCACCACGAGCTTGCCGATCGTGGCGCCGGTGAGTCCTTGCAGCAGCCACATGACCACGATCAGGTAGCCCGCGGCGGCGGCGTTGGCGATCACGAACGCGTTCTTCTTCATCACGAACGTGTCGTAGCTGACCTGGCCGTCGGCGTCGGTGCTCTCCGC
The DNA window shown above is from Rhabdothermincola sediminis and carries:
- a CDS encoding PhoH family protein translates to MADTQVKINVPGNHLMVGLLGTRDELLRLVETAFPGATVHVRGNEITVDGEHAEQVGRLFEELVVLLQQGHVLEPAGVLRSIDMVKADERPSEVLAAEVLRSARGRSVRPKTSGQRRYIDAIRANIVTFAIGPAGTGKSWLAVAMAVQALQTKQVDRIILTRPAVEAGERLGFLPGDLMAKVDPYLRPLYDALYDMVEPEGAQRLLERGTVEVAPLAFMRGRTLNDSFIILDEAQNTTPEQMKMFLTRIGFGSKAVITGDVTQVDVQGGRSGLAGLEEVLGDIEGLAFVHLSSRDVVRHRIVQDIVNAYAAARPRGDG
- a CDS encoding crotonase/enoyl-CoA hydratase family protein, which translates into the protein MSEPAVLVDRDGHVVTVTLNRPDKRNAFNAEVLCRLCDAWDLIDGDADVRVAILTGAGGNFSAGADLDRLVGALLSGKPTENEFEERIKADFNLIFKGFLKDYVLTKPIIGAVEGYCYAGGTEILQALDIRVVAESAQIAITEVQRGLFPMSGSTVRLPRQIPYTLAMEMLLVGEPITARRAYEIGLVGHVVPDGQALTRARELADRIAANGPLAVKGIKQSVIASQCLPEKEAFVKEMEIGMAVMSSEDAREGPKAFLEKRTPDFKGR
- a CDS encoding CpaF family protein, with protein sequence MTAVDEPTPLIEIERAVQARAKDMALDMSGPDDDAALRALIDDEVQRWELDHRRGLRPHPLASPELIAERAFRNLARYGPLTPLLADDDVWEIMINAPDQIFVKRHRGPSGYHHEVFHDDEHVTRILTKILDDASSSHRKLDPSEGLQDAQLDDGARLHIVHGDLSRGGHTMVNIRKFTGVPFRSLQELVERDTLGAHVAHFLAAAVRAGCSTVFAGAPGSGKTTLLSCCAAELDPSLRVVIAEEVFEADVPLPNVASMQTRAARSDRPAVDLRRLVAGFLRMAPDVAIVGEVRDREALPLLLTLSSGVKGFTTIHAGSARQALSRLRFIAQLSDAASELPMSALNALVSEAVDLVVHSVRGPDGPRVMEVVAVEDPATAADATQFTVTELFSRRGYDHPLVWTGNVPVRVGRLFDAIGADVVASLNDQSPSEWRQF
- the cpaB gene encoding Flp pilus assembly protein CpaB; its protein translation is MSRGRATGDAERTARPRIVRRASLPNSRAVVGGLLVTVAAVGVFAAYRQAGGRPTTRYVVATRSVDPGGPITADALGLETMELPAQQAARVYESPSELDGAVALAPLAPGDLVLRSAVLPADRAAGFDGGHEFSLPIDRDRALNGGLRRGETVDVLATYGTGDAAYTLVVARGAGVTALDDGSRGTIGSAGTVVVTLALRDPDEVLRVAHAAEVGSITLVRTTRAGGPLPSQYRAPGPGSIGPPDTAR
- a CDS encoding hemolysin family protein — protein: MTLAVELTGADTAMIAAIVVLLLTSMLLAVAETGLTRMSRSKAQALAEEGRPGADRLLALVRHPERFLNPVLLAVLVCQLLQATLTGIVANHLFGPLGVAVAVFFNVVVVFVLAEAAPKTWAIQHPERAALLSARPISALVAFWPLRLLSRALIGLTNVILPGKGLKEGPFVSTEELLAMADAAVEGEVIEAEERRLIEQIIEFGDTIVREVMVPRPDMVAVPAELRVPDVMEVVLLNGYSRLPVFEESIDDIVGIVYAKDLMRADRDGQADREVGSLVRPAHFVPETKRISELLAEMQAEQYHMAIVVDEYGGTAGLVTLEDLIEELVGEIVDEFDREEPMIEPLASGGVRVNARMAVDEVNDLLHADLPEGDWDSIGGLLLHLLGHIPVNGECAQADGFTLRAERVQGRRIGRVRIEPIPAATEPTGRAET
- a CDS encoding helix-turn-helix domain-containing protein, with the translated sequence MAEQDDLRGGTERGAGEIRWLSTAEAATRLGITSRTLYRFIDEGQLPAYRFGRVIRLKANEVDDFIESCRIEPGTLEHLYPESTSETSATDARAR
- the ybeY gene encoding rRNA maturation RNase YbeY codes for the protein MGPGEGSVTVFLADERGEQGGGPPIDAARWITLAERVLAEEGVRGEAALWVLVVDETTMAQLNQQFMGASGPTDVLAFPIDFADAARLEPGRAPDGGGEGPSRPERSPDDVPLMLGDVVICPSVAARNAPEHAGSVGDELALLLVHGILHLLGYDHAAEEERETMQARERELLERFHGPLGRDPWGS